The following DNA comes from Deinococcus sp. NW-56.
AGGATGCCCCCGACCAGCGGGACCTGCCCCATCCCCGCCTGGGCTTTTATGGCGTGATCGACGAGCGCTTCGACATCGACCTCATCGGGGAACTCGCCCGCCGCCGCCCAGAGTGGCAGTTCGTGCTGCTGGGGCCGGTCGTGAAGATCGACCCCGAGGGGCTGCCGCGCGGCGAGAACCTGCACTACCTCGGCATGAAAGGCTACGGCGAACTGCCCACCTACCTCGCCCACTGGGACGTGGCGCTGCTGCCCTTCGCGCTGAACGAGGCGACCGAGTTCATCAGCCCGACCAAGACGCCCGAGTACCTCGCGGCGGGCGTGCCCGTCGTGTCCACGCCCATCCGCGACGTGGTGCGTCCCTACGGGGAGAAGGACCTCGTGCGAATCGCCGAAGGTGTGAACGCCTTTGAGGCCGCTTGCGCCGAGGCCCTCGCCGAGCGCCTCACGCCCGCCGGGGAGGAGCGCCGCGCCCGCGCCGACGCGCACCTCTCCACCCTCTCGTGGGACCGCACCTGGCGTGACATGAGCGCCCTGATCGAGCGGGCAGCCGCCGAGAAGCAGGCCGACAGCGCCCTGGCCGGTGTCGCCGATGACTGAGGCGTTCTCCGGCAGCGCTAGCATGGCCCCCGTGACTTCCAACGGCTTCGACTACCTCATCGTGGGCGCGGGCTTCGCGGGCAGCGTGCTCGCCGAGCGCCTCGCCAACGACGGAAAGCGCGTCCTGATCGTGGACCGCCGCCCGCATATCGGCGGAAACGCCTACGACTGCTACGACGACGCGGGCATTCTGATTCACCCCTACGGCCCGCATATCTTCCACACCAACTCGAAGGAAGTCTTCGACTACCTCTCGCGTTTCACCGCGTGGCGGCCCTACGAGCACCGGGTGCTTGCGAGCGTGGACGGGCAACTGCTGCCCATCCCGATCAACCTCGACACGGTGAACCGGCTGTACGGGCTGAACCTGACCTCCTTTCAGGTCGAGGAGTTCTTCGCCTCGGTTGCCGAGAAGGTCGATCAGGTGCGGACCTCCGAGGACGTGGTCGTAGGCAAGGTCGGGCGCGACCTCTACAACAAGTTCTTCCGGGGCTACACCCGCAAGCAGTGGGGGCTGGACCCCAGCGAACTCGACGCCTCCGTAACGGCCCGCGTGCCCACCCGCACCAACCGCGACGACCGCTATTTCGCGGACACCTACCAGGCGATGCCGCTGCACGGCTACACCCGGATGTTCGAGAACATGCTCGCGCACCCCAACATCAAGGTCATGCTGAATACCGACTACCGGGAGATTCAGGAGTTCATCCCCTTCGGGCACATGATCTACACCGGGCCGGTGGACGCCTTCTTTGACCACTGCTACGGCAAGCTGCCCTACCGCAGCCTGGAATTCGTGCACGAGACGCACGCCCGCGAGGTGTTCCAGCCGACGGGCACGGTGAACTATCCCAACGACTACGGATACACCCGCATCAGCGAGTTCAAGTACATCACCGGGCAGGAGCACAAGCACACCTCGGTCGTGTACGAGTACCCTCGCGCCGAGGGCGATCCCTACTACCCGGTGCCGCGTCCCGAGAACCAGGAGCTGTACAAGAAGTACGCAGCCCTTGCCGACGCCCGCACGGACGTGACCTTCGTGGGCCGCCTCGCCACCTACCGCTACTACAACATGGACCAGGTGGTGGCCCAGGCCCTCGCCACCCACCGCAAGCTGACCGGGCAGAAGACCGCTCCCGAGCCCGCGACGGTCGGCTGAGCTCTGGTCCCACCCTTCCGCCCCAGCCCTGCGCTGGGGCTTTTTGCTGGCCGCTACAGATTCGTTCGCACGTCCCACAACTCGGGAAACAGCACGACCTCCAGCGCCCGCCGCAGGTACCCTGCCCCGCTGGTGCCCCCGCTGCCACGTTTGAACCCGATGGTCCGCTCGACGGTGGTGAGGTGATTGAAACGCCACGCCCGGAAGTTGTCCTCCACGTCGAGCAGTTTCTCGGCCAGCTCGTACAGGTCCCAGTAGCGCTCGGGGTCGCGGTAGACGGTCAGCCACGCCTCCAGCACGGCAGGGTGGGCCTCGTGCGGGCGGGTGGGGTCGCGCTCCAGCACCTCGGGCGGGATGGGGAGGCCACGGGCGGCGACGAGGCGCAGGGTCAGGTCGTACACGCTGGGGGCGTGCAGCGCCTC
Coding sequences within:
- a CDS encoding glycosyltransferase family 1 protein, with product MTPLSDRLAAPALLVIAHLRWDFVFQRPQHLMTRAARSRRVYYIEEPVFGAHADHLELHEDPSGVTVVKPYIEEGHGPAESQARTARLLCGLVGEQGLSEYDLWVYTPYELPITAGLTPRVTVYDCMDELAQFRGAPPELREREEQLFEQADLVFTGGYRLYEAKRERHAGAHPFPSSVEVEHFARARQTPEDAPDQRDLPHPRLGFYGVIDERFDIDLIGELARRRPEWQFVLLGPVVKIDPEGLPRGENLHYLGMKGYGELPTYLAHWDVALLPFALNEATEFISPTKTPEYLAAGVPVVSTPIRDVVRPYGEKDLVRIAEGVNAFEAACAEALAERLTPAGEERRARADAHLSTLSWDRTWRDMSALIERAAAEKQADSALAGVADD
- the glf gene encoding UDP-galactopyranose mutase, whose protein sequence is MAPVTSNGFDYLIVGAGFAGSVLAERLANDGKRVLIVDRRPHIGGNAYDCYDDAGILIHPYGPHIFHTNSKEVFDYLSRFTAWRPYEHRVLASVDGQLLPIPINLDTVNRLYGLNLTSFQVEEFFASVAEKVDQVRTSEDVVVGKVGRDLYNKFFRGYTRKQWGLDPSELDASVTARVPTRTNRDDRYFADTYQAMPLHGYTRMFENMLAHPNIKVMLNTDYREIQEFIPFGHMIYTGPVDAFFDHCYGKLPYRSLEFVHETHAREVFQPTGTVNYPNDYGYTRISEFKYITGQEHKHTSVVYEYPRAEGDPYYPVPRPENQELYKKYAALADARTDVTFVGRLATYRYYNMDQVVAQALATHRKLTGQKTAPEPATVG